From Pararge aegeria chromosome 9, ilParAegt1.1, whole genome shotgun sequence, the proteins below share one genomic window:
- the LOC120626549 gene encoding carbonic anhydrase 7 → MKSVIQAVIAILAVNVSSALGWGYRASDQRRWAVLHPACGGRQQSPIAIAARQAIPISIPAMELIGYQNPLPGPLTTTNNGHSVALTIPKYSSEEEKKGFRLPYIFGGPLDNEYEIEGLHFHWGDKNNRGSEHTLNDMRLPLEMHIIHRNKKYRSLAEALQHPDGLCVLAFFYQVVEFDAKLLTPIVKNLSAIENYNTTMQLPHTFSLSSILAGLDTERFYTYKGSLTTPPCAEAVTWVVFSDYLPISVFQMDNFRGLLSNLNLPLVDNFRQLQPLFGRRIFVRITSKNPKFKKTKLHYSKWDWVGHKKTENDIAEFDD, encoded by the exons atgaaatctgTCATCCAGGCTGTCATCGCCATTTTGGCGGTAAATG TATCGTCGGCTCTTGGATGGGGCTACCGAGCGTCTGACCAGCGTCGCTGGGCGGTGCTGCACCCGGCGTGTGGGGGGCGGCAGCAGTCCCCCATCGCGATCGCCGCCAGGCAAGCCATCCCGATCTCCATTCCCGCCATGGAGCTCATTGGCTACCAGAACCCCCTGCCTGGACCGCTAACTACCACAAACAATGGCCACTCAG TGGCGCTCACCATCCCAAAATACTCATCTGAAGAGGAAAAGAAAGGTTTCCGCCTGCCCTACATCTTCGGCGGGCCGCTGGACAACGAGTATGAAATAGAAGGGCTGCACTTCCACTGGGGGGACAAGAACAACAGAGGTTCCGAGCACACCCTCAACGACATGCGGCTCCCTCTGGAGATGCACATAATCCACAGGAACAAGAAGTACAGGAGCCTGGCTGAGGCTCTCCAGCATCCGGATGGTCTTTGTGTGCTTGCCTTCTTCTACCAG GTGGTGGAGTTCGACGCAAAGCTGTTGACTCCCATCGTCAAGAACCTGTCTGCCATCGAGAACTACAACACCACCATGCAGCTGCCGCACACCTTCTCGCTGTCGTCCATCCTGGCGGGGCTGGACACGGAGCGGTTCTACACGTACAAGGGCTCGCTGACCACGCCGCCTTGCGCGGAGGCAGTCACGTGGGTCGTGTTCTCAGACTACCTTCCCATCTCTGTTTTCCAG ATGGACAACTTCCGCGGTCTGCTCTCTAACCTGAACCTACCACTCGTGGACAACTTCAGACAGCTTCAACCGCTCTTCGGCCGGCGTATCTTCGTCAGAATAACCTCAAAGAACCCTAAATTCAAGAAAACTAAACTTCACTACTCAAAATGGGACTGGGTTGGACACAAGAAGACTGAGAACGACATCGCAGAATTCGACGACTAA
- the LOC120626548 gene encoding V-type proton ATPase subunit F: MALQAAVKGKLISVIGDEDTCVGFLLGGIGEINKNRHPNFMVVDKNTPVSEVEECFKRFVKRDDIDIILINQNVAELIRHVIDSHTSPVPAVLEIPSKDHPYDASKDSILRRAKGMFNPDDLSMFGADNYAT; encoded by the exons atggCCCTCCAAGCTGCTGTTAAAGGAAAACTTATCAGCGTGATCGGCGATGAG GACACTTGTGTAGGCTTTCTACTCGGAGGAATCGgtgaaatcaataaaaacaGACACCCTAACTTTATGGTTGTCGATAAAA ACACACCAGTAAGTGAAGTTGAGGAGTGTTTCAAGAGATTTGTCAAGCGTGATGACATAGACATCATCCTAATCAACCAGAATGTAGCAGAGTTGATCCGCCATGTAATTGACTCTCATACGTCACCTGTGCCCGCTGTGCTAGAGATCCCATCCAAAGACCATCCCTATGATGCCAGCAAGGACTCCATTCTACGTCGTGCTAAG gGCATGTTCAACCCAGATGATTTG tCAATGTTTGGTGCTGATAACTATGCAACTTAA